A section of the Ignavibacteriales bacterium genome encodes:
- a CDS encoding glycine--tRNA ligase: MEVIVSLAKRRGFVFQSSEIYGGLNGCYDYGPLGVELLRNIKEAWWKAMTYREDIEGIDASILMHPRVWEASGHVENFTDPMVDCKNCKSRYRLDVLYEMVSKKTRKEIDEKKQDGVSVEEVIKENLDIIPCPNCGNRETFTDAKQFNLMFKTHIGASEDSASVVYLRPETAQGIYVNFLNVKESSRQKIPFGIAQIGKSFRNEINTKNFLFRVREFEQMEMQYFVKPGDDEKWFEYWKELRMKWFEQYGLNKDKLKFFKHEKLAHYAKEAFDIEYEFPFGWGELEGIHNRTDFDLRRHSEYSGKKIEYFDEQEKQKYIPYVIETAVGATRSFLAFLIDAYDEEEIPKEDGKSETRTVLHFHPELAPVKAAVFPLVNKDGMPEIAHEITNSLRKSFKVFYDDSGAVGRRYRRQDECGTPYCITVDTQTTEDGTVTVRDRDSMLQERINKDNLTSYLKEKLNI, from the coding sequence ATGGAAGTGATCGTTTCCCTCGCGAAAAGGCGGGGTTTTGTGTTTCAATCATCAGAGATCTACGGCGGATTAAACGGGTGCTATGACTACGGTCCGCTCGGTGTGGAGCTTCTCAGAAATATAAAGGAAGCATGGTGGAAGGCAATGACATACCGCGAAGACATTGAGGGCATCGATGCATCTATACTAATGCATCCGCGTGTGTGGGAAGCGTCCGGTCACGTGGAAAATTTCACCGACCCTATGGTTGATTGCAAAAATTGTAAATCCCGTTACCGCCTCGATGTGCTGTACGAAATGGTCTCCAAAAAAACTCGCAAAGAGATCGACGAGAAAAAACAGGACGGTGTTTCCGTAGAAGAGGTCATCAAAGAAAATCTCGACATAATCCCCTGCCCTAACTGTGGTAATAGAGAGACATTTACCGACGCTAAGCAGTTCAACCTGATGTTTAAGACACATATCGGCGCTTCTGAAGACTCCGCTAGTGTAGTTTATCTGCGTCCGGAGACAGCGCAGGGCATTTATGTTAACTTTCTTAACGTAAAAGAATCATCACGCCAAAAGATACCATTCGGGATAGCACAGATCGGTAAATCATTCCGTAATGAGATAAATACGAAGAACTTCCTCTTCCGTGTGCGTGAGTTCGAGCAGATGGAGATGCAGTATTTCGTAAAACCCGGTGACGATGAAAAATGGTTCGAGTACTGGAAAGAGCTGAGAATGAAATGGTTCGAACAATACGGACTGAATAAAGACAAACTGAAATTCTTTAAGCACGAAAAACTCGCCCACTACGCGAAAGAAGCCTTCGACATCGAATATGAATTTCCTTTTGGATGGGGTGAGCTGGAGGGTATCCATAATAGAACGGATTTCGACCTGAGACGCCACTCGGAATACTCCGGCAAGAAGATAGAATACTTCGACGAACAGGAAAAGCAAAAATATATACCTTACGTCATTGAGACTGCTGTCGGTGCAACCCGCAGCTTTCTCGCGTTTCTTATTGACGCGTATGATGAAGAGGAAATTCCAAAAGAAGACGGCAAATCCGAGACAAGAACTGTACTGCATTTTCACCCGGAACTCGCTCCGGTTAAAGCCGCTGTCTTCCCGCTGGTAAATAAAGACGGAATGCCCGAAATTGCTCATGAAATTACGAATTCGCTTCGTAAGAGCTTCAAAGTGTTTTATGATGATTCCGGCGCTGTCGGCAGAAGGTACAGACGCCAGGATGAATGCGGTACCCCTTATTGCATCACGGTCGATACACAGACGACCGAGGACGGTACTGTTACAGTGCGTGACAGGGACTCCATGCTCCAGGAAAGAATTAACAAAGATAACCTAACTAGCTACCTCAAAGAAAAATTAAACATATAA
- a CDS encoding nucleotidyltransferase domain-containing protein, whose protein sequence is MNEISKQRMELARQNAGELMDDPNVIAMLVTGSVAKGIADDNSDIDTIVLYEKPLDQNDFDRIKEDAVSSGGGLYGEDINSGITVYKFVDGIRYDYGHTFIEPWEKELNEYLSEPDINNAEFQIMLSGFVDGAPIKGDEWAEEKRRHFIESYPDKYAEDLVKKNLAFHPKWVLVKMGLERNDTLFLYETFLDIEKRIFGILCGINRLYHPGKFKSADFTIDKMKIKPENLYKRFTDVFHSGEEEAIEILSGLIMETLDIVDKYMPGISTKRNREIFSMVLRR, encoded by the coding sequence ATGAATGAAATCAGTAAACAACGCATGGAACTGGCTAGGCAAAACGCGGGTGAGCTAATGGATGACCCCAACGTTATAGCCATGCTGGTAACGGGTTCTGTAGCCAAAGGAATAGCCGATGATAACTCCGATATAGATACGATAGTGCTGTATGAAAAACCTCTCGACCAAAATGACTTTGACCGGATAAAGGAGGATGCGGTTTCGAGCGGAGGGGGACTTTACGGCGAAGATATAAACAGCGGGATAACGGTGTATAAGTTTGTAGATGGTATAAGGTATGACTACGGGCATACATTTATAGAGCCGTGGGAGAAGGAGCTGAATGAATATCTTAGCGAGCCGGATATTAATAATGCGGAATTTCAGATAATGCTGTCGGGATTTGTCGATGGCGCGCCGATAAAAGGCGATGAGTGGGCGGAGGAAAAGCGCAGGCATTTTATCGAGAGCTACCCGGATAAATACGCGGAAGACCTTGTGAAGAAGAATCTTGCTTTTCATCCGAAGTGGGTGCTGGTGAAGATGGGGTTGGAACGTAATGATACACTGTTTTTGTATGAAACATTTCTCGATATAGAGAAGCGCATCTTTGGGATACTTTGCGGGATCAATAGACTGTATCATCCGGGGAAGTTTAAGTCGGCGGATTTTACGATCGATAAGATGAAGATAAAGCCGGAAAATCTATATAAGAGATTCACTGATGTATTCCATTCAGGGGAAGAGGAGGCTATAGAGATACTTTCCGGGCTGATAATGGAAACGCTGGACATAGTGGATAAGTACATGCCGGGTATTTCAACGAAGCGGAACCGCGAGATATTTTCAATGGTATTAAGAAGGTAA
- a CDS encoding DUF1311 domain-containing protein, translating to MGKKLLFLFALIILPALAYSQDDTREKHPIDLWYENCIDSNGSTMGMIMCADSAAVLWDIELNKNYKLLMDVLGDKAKEDLREAQREWITFRDKEMQAISSYYEYVYEIMGGGTMYPMLASGARMEVIRKRALELKGMYDELSWYKGEDDGR from the coding sequence ATGGGAAAAAAACTACTTTTTTTATTCGCATTAATCATCCTGCCTGCGCTCGCATATTCACAGGATGACACACGGGAAAAGCATCCGATCGACTTGTGGTATGAAAACTGCATAGACTCAAACGGGTCCACTATGGGTATGATAATGTGTGCCGACAGCGCGGCTGTGCTCTGGGATATCGAGCTGAATAAGAATTACAAGCTGTTAATGGACGTGCTGGGAGATAAGGCTAAGGAGGATCTGAGGGAAGCACAACGTGAATGGATAACCTTCCGTGATAAGGAAATGCAGGCTATCAGCAGTTACTATGAGTATGTGTATGAGATAATGGGGGGCGGTACGATGTATCCGATGCTGGCATCGGGAGCAAGGATGGAAGTTATAAGGAAGCGGGCATTGGAGCTAAAGGGAATGTATGATGAGTTAAGCTGGTATAAGGGAGAAGACGACGGGCGCTGA
- a CDS encoding N-acetyltransferase codes for MEIVKLLPEHWDEVKQIYEQGIMTGNATFETEAPSWEEWDKKHLDTCRFVAVEDGMVTGWIALIPTSTRKVYLGIMEVSIYIHEDHRGKGVGKKLFDVLIPESEKNGIWSLLSVLFPENTASIKLHEKVGFKVIGIREKMGKMGDVWRDNVMMERRSKVAGV; via the coding sequence ATGGAGATCGTAAAGCTTTTACCGGAGCACTGGGATGAAGTAAAGCAGATATATGAGCAGGGGATCATGACGGGGAATGCCACGTTTGAGACGGAAGCGCCGTCATGGGAAGAGTGGGATAAAAAGCATCTCGATACATGCAGGTTCGTTGCTGTAGAAGATGGCATGGTAACAGGATGGATAGCATTAATCCCTACATCGACACGGAAAGTATATCTAGGGATAATGGAGGTCAGTATCTACATACATGAGGATCACCGCGGTAAAGGTGTCGGTAAGAAGTTATTTGATGTGTTGATACCGGAATCGGAGAAGAATGGGATATGGAGTCTGCTTTCGGTTTTATTCCCGGAGAATACAGCGAGCATAAAGCTTCATGAAAAAGTCGGTTTCAAAGTAATAGGAATTCGTGAGAAAATGGGAAAGATGGGCGACGTATGGCGGGATAATGTAATGATGGAAAGAAGAAGTAAAGTTGCGGGAGTATAA
- a CDS encoding T9SS type A sorting domain-containing protein gives MKSRTSILTALALVVLVSLYSFTSHDKELSDKLDFQTTQISYLKNTVKNVNQTIKERKLSVNFTEINLFNSSPTRDSRSADEFVTDASFLDIKTEVLDQINLTKPEDLTLNIPLNDGSTIQVDLTKNDILAEGFNISDITGGTIHSYTPGLYYKGVVRGKELFTLAAISIFKDHVMGIISDERGNWNLGPVKDKNNKNTNEYIYYNDVDMLKKNEFKCGIEGIEEESTFPVKENPENTQLGNGLDNPSTVPLKVYFVADYSLYVAANGNLQTLADYITGFFNSVSAIYQNESIPFQIAYIAAYTQQDPMANAPGTYEMRQIFGAQIQNNMQGGDIANLLSIRTDVSGGLAYIRSLCQPYNPADSSGSYCVCVIEGNYQPYPNYSWTVTVVAHEMGHNTGSRHTHACVWPRPGGGVGPIDTCIINAENSTFSGFPEACVPIQPVQGCYSPANGTVMSYCHFCNTTYLGNGFGPLPGDTIRLRFMQAQNCLIGIQNISSQIPDGFSLKQNYPNPFNPSTKIEFNIKSSGYVKLAVYDMLGKEVGTLVNGDLTPGTYQYTFEAQSLPSGVYFYKLETNGFTETKRMILLK, from the coding sequence ATGAAATCAAGAACATCGATACTTACTGCATTAGCCTTGGTGGTATTGGTAAGCCTGTATAGCTTTACCTCCCATGATAAGGAACTCAGCGATAAGCTGGATTTTCAAACAACACAGATCAGTTATCTGAAAAACACGGTTAAAAACGTTAACCAGACAATTAAAGAAAGAAAGTTATCCGTTAATTTCACTGAAATAAATTTATTCAATTCCTCCCCAACGAGGGATTCACGAAGCGCGGACGAATTCGTTACGGATGCCAGCTTCCTTGATATCAAGACTGAAGTACTTGATCAAATCAACTTGACAAAGCCCGAAGACCTGACTTTGAATATCCCACTTAATGATGGAAGCACTATACAGGTCGATCTTACCAAAAATGATATCCTTGCGGAAGGTTTTAATATTAGCGATATAACCGGCGGTACTATACATTCGTACACCCCGGGTTTATACTACAAAGGTGTAGTCCGCGGTAAGGAACTCTTCACACTCGCCGCTATAAGCATTTTCAAAGATCATGTAATGGGAATAATATCGGACGAGAGAGGAAACTGGAATCTCGGACCGGTTAAGGACAAAAACAACAAGAATACAAATGAATATATATACTATAACGATGTGGATATGCTGAAAAAGAATGAATTTAAATGCGGAATTGAAGGCATCGAAGAAGAATCTACATTTCCTGTAAAAGAAAATCCCGAAAATACTCAGCTGGGAAATGGCTTAGACAATCCTTCGACCGTTCCATTAAAAGTCTATTTCGTTGCTGATTACTCTCTCTATGTTGCCGCGAACGGAAATCTACAGACACTAGCCGATTATATAACCGGGTTCTTTAATTCGGTCTCAGCGATCTATCAGAATGAAAGCATCCCATTCCAGATAGCATATATCGCCGCATATACACAGCAGGACCCAATGGCAAATGCGCCTGGCACGTATGAAATGAGACAAATATTCGGCGCGCAGATCCAGAATAACATGCAGGGCGGTGACATCGCAAATCTCCTCTCCATCAGGACCGATGTATCTGGGGGACTTGCTTACATCAGAAGCCTCTGTCAGCCTTACAACCCGGCGGACTCATCGGGAAGCTACTGTGTTTGTGTGATCGAAGGCAATTACCAGCCGTACCCTAACTACTCATGGACAGTAACGGTAGTAGCACACGAAATGGGACACAATACCGGATCGAGACACACTCATGCATGTGTATGGCCCCGTCCGGGTGGAGGTGTAGGTCCAATTGACACCTGTATAATTAATGCTGAGAATTCTACTTTCTCGGGATTCCCTGAGGCATGTGTACCTATCCAGCCCGTGCAGGGATGCTATTCACCGGCAAATGGAACCGTCATGAGTTATTGCCACTTCTGTAATACAACGTACCTCGGCAATGGATTTGGTCCCCTCCCCGGTGATACTATCAGACTTAGATTTATGCAAGCACAGAACTGTCTTATAGGGATACAGAATATTAGTTCACAGATTCCGGATGGATTTTCGTTAAAACAGAACTATCCGAATCCATTTAACCCCTCTACAAAAATTGAATTTAATATTAAAAGCAGTGGATATGTAAAATTGGCAGTATATGACATGCTTGGTAAGGAGGTCGGAACCCTTGTCAATGGTGACCTGACTCCCGGAACGTACCAGTACACTTTTGAAGCGCAATCGCTTCCGAGCGGAGTTTATTTTTACAAACTTGAGACAAACGGGTTCACGGAAACAAAGCGGATGATTCTTCTGAAGTAA
- a CDS encoding GDP-L-fucose synthase: MNKDSKITVFGGTGMLGGAVVRRLKDKGYTNIKTPSRKTGIDLLIKENVDRYFKEEKPEYVFMTAGLVGGILANNTRQADFLYQNAIMILNVLEALKEYAPECKLLYTGSTCIYPKENPQPINENRFMMGPLEETNKGYAVAKGMGIVACELYRNQYNINAVAAMPTNLYGPGDNYDLQNSHFIAAMTQKFINAKTKGDKLVFWGTGKPRREALYVDDCADACIYLMENYNDPEIVNIGTDFDHSIKEYIDIAKKVFEYDGEIEWDTTKPDGMYEKRTDISRLKSIMPEFDPRPFEEGLKEVLKIDFGVEV, from the coding sequence ATGAATAAAGACAGCAAAATAACGGTTTTTGGCGGAACGGGGATGCTTGGGGGCGCTGTAGTGCGTCGCCTCAAAGACAAGGGCTATACTAATATCAAGACACCTTCGCGCAAAACCGGCATAGACCTCCTGATAAAAGAAAATGTTGATCGATACTTTAAGGAAGAAAAGCCTGAATATGTTTTTATGACGGCAGGACTTGTAGGTGGGATTCTCGCCAATAACACACGGCAGGCTGATTTTCTTTATCAGAATGCAATAATGATACTCAATGTCCTTGAAGCATTAAAAGAATACGCGCCGGAATGCAAACTTCTCTATACCGGATCCACGTGCATCTACCCAAAGGAAAATCCACAGCCGATCAACGAGAACCGCTTTATGATGGGACCGCTCGAAGAAACTAATAAAGGATATGCTGTCGCGAAAGGAATGGGCATTGTAGCGTGCGAGCTTTACCGCAATCAATACAATATAAATGCTGTCGCCGCCATGCCGACAAATCTATACGGACCGGGCGATAATTATGACCTGCAAAATTCTCACTTCATCGCCGCTATGACACAAAAATTCATTAATGCCAAAACCAAAGGCGATAAACTTGTCTTCTGGGGTACAGGCAAACCACGCCGTGAAGCATTATATGTGGATGATTGTGCGGACGCATGTATCTACCTCATGGAAAACTATAACGATCCCGAAATTGTAAATATCGGAACAGATTTCGATCACTCGATAAAAGAATATATAGATATCGCTAAAAAGGTTTTTGAATATGATGGTGAGATAGAGTGGGACACGACGAAACCCGACGGTATGTACGAAAAACGCACGGACATTTCCCGCCTGAAATCAATTATGCCTGAGTTCGATCCGAGACCATTCGAGGAAGGATTAAAGGAAGTATTAAAGATCGATTTTGGAGTGGAAGTCTAG
- a CDS encoding aldehyde dehydrogenase family protein, with translation MDAEKFIIGNELVSSPETKDIINPYTNQVVRKVYKSSKQDINRALDYLTGIFPRYRDTPTYIKASLLEGISKKISERREDLAMLITLETGKPIRFSRIEIDRAILTFKLGSEESKRIEGEVLDLDLLKGSEGKMGIVKRFPLGVILAITPWNFPINLVAHKLSPALASGNTILLKPASTSMTCGIELVKIIKEASAELGLDYCPVNVVTASGGEINEFLDDSRVKLISFTGSSSVGWGIRKKAVKQKVSLELGGNAGVIVDKDADIPTAVAKIITGAFGQAGQSCISVQRVFVHNDIMDSFRSKLLEETAKIKFGDPFDENTLSGPMIEQKEAERIQEWVNEAKDSGANISAGGNRNGAVFEPTIVEKASPDLKINADEVFAPLLTLTGFSDFKEAVKMVGDSEYGLQAGAFTNDLHNALYAYDNIEVGGVVINDVPTYRMDSMPYGGSKDSGNAREGIKYAIEEMTERRILVLSK, from the coding sequence ATGGATGCAGAAAAGTTTATAATAGGAAATGAATTAGTTTCCTCTCCCGAAACAAAAGATATAATCAATCCCTATACAAACCAGGTCGTACGAAAAGTTTATAAAAGCTCTAAGCAGGACATAAACCGCGCGCTGGACTACCTTACGGGGATTTTCCCGCGCTACAGGGATACACCTACATATATAAAGGCTTCCTTGCTGGAGGGTATCTCTAAAAAGATCTCCGAACGCAGAGAAGACCTCGCTATGCTGATAACGCTTGAAACGGGTAAACCCATAAGGTTCTCACGTATCGAGATCGACCGTGCTATCCTAACCTTTAAACTCGGTTCCGAAGAATCTAAACGCATAGAGGGTGAGGTATTGGATCTCGACCTGCTAAAAGGCTCCGAAGGAAAAATGGGCATCGTTAAGAGATTCCCGCTCGGTGTTATACTCGCCATCACGCCGTGGAATTTTCCCATCAACCTCGTTGCGCACAAACTCTCGCCTGCCCTCGCATCGGGCAATACCATCCTGTTAAAACCCGCATCGACATCTATGACATGCGGTATAGAGCTGGTCAAAATAATAAAAGAAGCCTCCGCTGAGCTCGGACTGGATTACTGCCCGGTAAATGTCGTCACGGCATCGGGTGGTGAAATAAACGAATTTCTGGATGACAGCCGTGTTAAACTTATCAGCTTCACGGGAAGCTCATCTGTCGGCTGGGGTATACGGAAAAAAGCCGTGAAACAAAAAGTATCACTCGAACTCGGCGGTAACGCCGGAGTTATCGTGGATAAGGATGCTGATATCCCTACCGCCGTCGCGAAAATAATCACCGGCGCATTCGGTCAGGCTGGACAAAGCTGTATCTCCGTACAGCGGGTTTTTGTCCATAATGACATAATGGACAGCTTCCGCTCTAAATTATTGGAAGAAACGGCAAAGATAAAATTCGGCGATCCATTCGATGAAAATACCCTCTCCGGTCCTATGATAGAGCAAAAAGAAGCCGAACGCATACAGGAATGGGTAAACGAAGCCAAAGATTCGGGCGCAAATATTTCCGCCGGAGGCAATCGAAACGGAGCAGTTTTCGAGCCTACTATCGTGGAAAAAGCATCACCTGATCTAAAAATAAATGCGGACGAGGTATTTGCTCCCCTCCTCACGTTAACAGGATTCAGCGATTTCAAAGAAGCCGTAAAAATGGTAGGTGATTCGGAATACGGACTGCAGGCAGGAGCATTTACCAATGATCTCCATAATGCTTTATACGCATATGATAATATCGAGGTGGGCGGTGTCGTCATAAACGACGTCCCTACATATCGAATGGATTCTATGCCGTACGGAGGTTCCAAGGATTCCGGTAATGCCCGCGAAGGCATAAAATACGCCATCGAAGAAATGACTGAGAGAAGGATTTTGGTTTTAAGTAAATAA
- the secG gene encoding preprotein translocase subunit SecG, whose translation MVTLLIIVLVLVCVVLMGVVLMQASKGGGLAGLAGAGSSMTTMFGARRTSDFLQRFTIILATIFLLGSLLLNIYISNSSSGVEESIIQQKAGQNQVPPGPQSTPPQNQVPPTNQQQQQNPQDQSNPENNQK comes from the coding sequence ATGGTTACATTATTAATAATAGTTCTCGTATTAGTCTGTGTAGTGCTTATGGGTGTAGTACTGATGCAGGCTTCAAAAGGCGGAGGATTGGCAGGACTGGCAGGAGCCGGATCCAGCATGACCACAATGTTTGGTGCCCGAAGGACCTCCGATTTCTTACAAAGATTTACGATCATCCTGGCAACAATATTTCTGCTCGGAAGCTTATTGCTAAACATCTATATCAGTAATTCCTCATCAGGTGTAGAGGAAAGTATCATTCAGCAAAAAGCCGGACAAAATCAGGTACCTCCGGGACCACAATCAACACCTCCCCAAAACCAGGTGCCTCCGACAAACCAGCAGCAACAGCAGAATCCACAGGATCAAAGCAATCCTGAGAATAACCAGAAATAG
- a CDS encoding insulinase family protein, producing the protein MNYLRNFYRSLILLLILTIPVIVNGQTRIVTEGKYTYKVVDGDPLNARIYTLGNGLTVMMTVYKDEPRIQTYIPVKAGSKNDPADATGLAHYLEHMLFKGTSRIGTRDFSVEKPLVDEIIDLYEQYRSTTDPGEREMIYNKIDSVSLLASSYAIANEYDKMCEFIGATGTNAWTWMEETVYVNNVPSNQLDNFITMEAERFREPVMRLFHTELEAVYEEKNRSLDNDYNKAYDKMYEELFKKHQYGTQTTIGTIDHLKNPSIKKVLEYYDTYYVPNNMGIVLAGDFDPDEAIRIVDEKFSYMQPKDIPVYTPPVEDPITQHREYTVYGPNAETVFMGYRFGGRNSSDFDYITLIDMILSNSSAGLIDLNLVQGQKVLSAGSSVSDFKDYCVFELSGTPREGQSLEDVKDKILSQVDLIKKGDFPDWMLDAVINNLKLDQTQGYESNRNRGYALVDAFKNGVEWEDYVNTLNRLSKITKQQLVDFANEKFGDNYIAVYKKTGEDPDKQQVDKPKITPINLNRDEKSPFVEAFEQNVPANIEPVFLDYKDDIGRFNVDNDVPVYYLKNTENNLFNLYYILDMGTNNDKSLGVAIAYLELLGTDKYTPAEIQQEFFKLGCSYSVFSSTDQVYVSLSGLNENFVPALTLFEDLLANAKPNKEALDNMIQDIFKARDDNKLSKNSIRNAMFSYGRYGKKSPATNILSADELNALKPSELTNKIKDLLSYKHKIFYYGPESEAQVKNILNENHKVPSEFKEYPPETKFTEQPTSRRKVYVVNYDMVQAEIVMMSKKGKYDKNIEAANELFNNYFGTLTFTEIRESKALAYSAFAFLTSPRNLEDSKYFYSYIGTQADKLPEAMAGMTELIKDMPLAENSFNASKSGILNQIQTERITKADILFNYQAAQKLGLDYDIRKDVYSQVKNMTMSDLKNFHDSYIANSDYTILVLGAKDKLDIETLKKYGDVEFLTLEDIFGY; encoded by the coding sequence ATGAATTACCTAAGGAATTTTTACAGAAGTTTAATTCTGCTTCTAATACTTACTATTCCCGTAATTGTTAACGGACAAACAAGAATCGTTACCGAGGGAAAATACACTTACAAAGTCGTCGATGGTGACCCTCTAAATGCGAGGATATACACTCTCGGCAACGGGCTGACCGTGATGATGACAGTATATAAAGACGAACCACGCATACAAACCTATATCCCCGTAAAAGCCGGCAGTAAGAATGATCCTGCCGATGCAACCGGGCTCGCTCACTACCTAGAACATATGCTATTCAAAGGTACAAGCCGGATCGGTACAAGGGATTTTTCCGTGGAGAAACCTTTGGTTGACGAAATAATAGACTTATACGAACAATATAGAAGCACAACAGACCCCGGTGAAAGGGAAATGATATATAATAAAATAGACAGCGTCTCATTGCTGGCATCGAGCTATGCGATTGCGAATGAATACGATAAAATGTGCGAATTCATAGGCGCTACCGGCACCAATGCCTGGACATGGATGGAAGAGACCGTTTACGTGAATAACGTCCCCTCTAACCAGCTGGATAACTTCATCACTATGGAAGCTGAACGCTTCCGCGAGCCTGTAATGAGACTATTCCATACGGAGCTTGAGGCAGTTTACGAAGAAAAGAACAGAAGCCTGGACAATGATTACAACAAAGCATATGACAAGATGTATGAAGAGCTCTTCAAAAAGCACCAATACGGCACGCAAACGACAATTGGTACAATCGACCACTTAAAAAATCCGTCTATCAAGAAAGTGCTGGAATATTACGATACCTACTATGTACCAAACAACATGGGTATAGTATTGGCGGGAGATTTTGATCCTGACGAAGCGATCCGCATTGTCGATGAAAAATTCTCCTACATGCAGCCAAAAGATATTCCGGTTTACACACCACCGGTCGAAGATCCGATCACCCAGCACAGGGAGTACACTGTTTACGGACCCAACGCTGAAACGGTATTCATGGGGTACAGGTTCGGTGGAAGGAACAGCTCAGATTTCGATTATATCACGCTGATAGATATGATACTCAGCAATAGCAGTGCCGGACTTATAGATCTAAATCTCGTACAGGGGCAAAAGGTACTCTCTGCGGGATCGAGCGTTTCGGATTTCAAAGACTACTGTGTATTCGAGCTTTCCGGAACACCAAGAGAAGGTCAATCCCTCGAAGACGTAAAAGACAAGATCCTGTCACAGGTAGACCTTATCAAAAAAGGTGACTTCCCGGACTGGATGCTGGATGCGGTAATAAACAACCTCAAACTCGATCAGACACAGGGTTATGAAAGCAACAGGAACAGAGGATACGCACTCGTAGATGCATTCAAAAATGGCGTGGAGTGGGAAGACTATGTAAATACTTTAAACAGGCTATCGAAAATTACAAAGCAACAACTGGTTGATTTCGCGAATGAGAAATTTGGTGATAATTATATTGCTGTATATAAAAAGACCGGTGAAGACCCTGACAAACAGCAGGTGGATAAACCAAAGATCACACCCATTAATCTCAACCGTGATGAAAAATCTCCTTTTGTTGAAGCTTTCGAGCAAAATGTACCCGCAAATATCGAGCCCGTATTTCTCGACTACAAAGACGACATCGGCAGATTTAACGTGGATAATGACGTTCCTGTTTATTACTTAAAAAACACCGAGAACAATCTGTTCAATCTATACTACATTCTCGATATGGGAACCAACAATGATAAGTCACTTGGTGTCGCGATCGCATATCTTGAGCTCCTAGGTACCGACAAATATACTCCTGCGGAAATTCAGCAGGAATTCTTTAAACTCGGCTGTTCATACAGCGTATTCAGCTCGACTGACCAGGTGTACGTGAGCCTCAGCGGTTTGAATGAGAATTTCGTTCCGGCATTGACTTTATTCGAGGATCTGCTGGCAAATGCAAAACCGAATAAAGAAGCCCTGGATAATATGATCCAGGATATTTTCAAAGCCAGAGACGATAATAAGCTTTCGAAAAATTCTATCAGAAATGCAATGTTCAGCTACGGCAGATACGGGAAAAAATCTCCCGCTACGAACATCCTCTCAGCAGATGAATTAAATGCTTTAAAACCGTCTGAACTTACTAATAAGATAAAAGATCTGTTATCATACAAACATAAGATATTCTACTACGGCCCGGAAAGTGAGGCACAGGTAAAGAACATATTAAATGAGAACCATAAAGTGCCTTCGGAATTTAAAGAATACCCGCCGGAGACAAAATTCACCGAACAGCCGACCAGCCGCCGCAAAGTTTATGTGGTAAATTATGACATGGTGCAGGCTGAGATAGTAATGATGTCAAAGAAAGGTAAATATGACAAAAATATCGAAGCGGCCAATGAGCTTTTCAATAATTACTTCGGTACGCTTACATTTACCGAGATCAGGGAATCAAAAGCGCTCGCATACTCAGCCTTTGCTTTCCTTACGTCACCGCGTAATCTGGAAGACTCTAAATACTTTTACTCTTACATCGGTACACAGGCGGACAAGCTTCCCGAAGCAATGGCAGGCATGACAGAACTCATCAAAGATATGCCTCTTGCGGAGAATTCCTTTAATGCATCTAAGAGCGGAATACTAAACCAGATACAAACAGAGCGTATTACCAAAGCCGATATTTTATTTAATTACCAGGCGGCACAGAAACTCGGACTGGATTATGACATTCGCAAGGACGTTTATTCCCAGGTGAAAAATATGACCATGAGCGATCTGAAAAATTTCCATGACAGCTATATCGCAAATAGCGATTATACCATACTGGTACTCGGAGCCAAAGATAAACTGGATATCGAAACGCTGAAAAAATATGGTGATGTGGAGTTCCTTACACTGGAAGATATATTCGGATATTAA